Sequence from the Paenibacillus tundrae genome:
ACAGGAGGATCAGATATGAAGTCCATTTATCTCATTCGACATGCCCAAGCGACGGGGCAGGAACCCGAGTCGGAACTTACAGTAGAAGGATTGCAACAAGCTGAGAAGCTTGCAAGGGTGCTTGCACAACACTCGATAACCTATATTGTTTCAAGTCCTTGGAAACGGGCGCTACAGACGGCGATGCCGCTTAGCGTAGCCTTATCCCAGCATGTACATACGGATGAACGTCTTAAGGAAAGGGTGTTAAGCACCCTGCATCTGGAACACTGGATGGATTCGCTAAGACGCACATACACGGATGAAGACTGGACGGAAGAAGGGGGAGAGTCTTCTCGCACAGCAACGGCACGTGGCATGAGTGTGTTGGAAGAGTTGTGGAACCGATCTGAATCAAGCGCCGCAGTGGTGACCCACGGGAATTT
This genomic interval carries:
- a CDS encoding histidine phosphatase family protein; protein product: MKSIYLIRHAQATGQEPESELTVEGLQQAEKLARVLAQHSITYIVSSPWKRALQTAMPLSVALSQHVHTDERLKERVLSTLHLEHWMDSLRRTYTDEDWTEEGGESSRTATARGMSVLEELWNRSESSAAVVTHGNLLSLIIRQYDASFGFEAWRSLTNPDVYVLERTADALAPSIRRFWTD